The Lycium barbarum isolate Lr01 chromosome 9, ASM1917538v2, whole genome shotgun sequence genome has a segment encoding these proteins:
- the LOC132612106 gene encoding uncharacterized protein LOC132612106, which yields MPTIPIPTTVSPQQGGTSSIGGPDPINHVQTLGTPPVQASDHGSNPTIPELSPIAPDLSSPRDEGTSNQSNTISEEESSSRRRQRTLTLVTLTPAGLEPSKECSNTISASFKTQLDPNGINWKGISEDTRDFYFGEFKKTYHWDSLIPESIIRKHWNTKAATKYRNFISKIKQKKIKPDYVSDNVWEHWLQLFADPKCVVPGCLRAYPS from the exons ATGCCTACCATTCCTATTCCCACCACAGTTAGTCCTCAACAAGGTGGTACGAGTTCCATAGGTGGGCCAGATCCTATAAACCATGTTCAAACTTTAGGTACACCACCGGTTCAAGCGTCAGATCACGGTAGTAACCCAACCATCCCTGAATTATCTCCCATTGCACCCGATCTGAGCAGCCCAAGAGATGAGGGTACATCAAACCAGAGCAACACTATCAGCGAAGAAGAGTCCAGTAGTCGTCGTAGGCAGCGGACACTTACACTTGTTACTCTTACTCCTGCAGG GTTGGAACCTTCTAAAGAATGCTCTAATACCATATCCGCATCTTTCAAAACTCAACTTGATCCCAATGGAATCAATTGGAAAGGTATCTCAGAAGATACTAGAGATTTTTATTTTGGGGAATTCAAG AAGACATACCATTGGGACTCTTTGATTCCTGAGAGTATAATCAGAAAACATTGGAATACTAAGGCAGCAACAAAGTATAGGAATTTCATTagcaaaattaaacaaaaaaagatTAAGCCGGATTATGTGTCTGATAATGTGTGGGAACATTGGTTGCAACTTTTCGCGGATCCTAAGTGTGTTGTACCCGGTTGCCTGCGTGCATACCCtagttaa